ATTTATGCTATTTATACCTGAGTATATCTCACTTTCTTTTAAAAATAAGATATAGTTCCATCCAGTTTCTTTTGATGTGTAATTTACAGCTATATATTTTCCTTCCTTACTTTCAACAGTAATCGCTTCACCTTTTTTAAGCTTTTCGATGTTAATATTTAAATCCTTTGAATTTTTAAAGTTCATACTAGGATTTTTAGGGTTAGATAATATTGTTCCATCTGCCTCTGTAAGTACTATATATCCTGTTTCACCAATTTTTATTGAGTCTACTAGCTTCGTTAGCGAATCAAGTCTTACATCCATGGCCTGTACTCCAACAGTTTTCCCTGATGGGCTTTTTATATTTCTAACAACACTAACATTAATACAATTTGCTCCTTCCCATAAATAAGCCTTTGTTTTAGTAGGAATTTCTCCAGACTCAATTCCCTGTTTATACCATGGCCTTTTTCTAGGGTCATAGTTATCATAGGTATCCCCCTTTGCAGCTTGAACATACCCTCCATCATTTGTCCCTAAAAAAACATCTGTAACATATGGGTGATTATCCATATAATTTCTATATATATTATAAATTTGTGTCTCAACTCCACCTACAAGCCCAGGATTCATAGGAATCTTACCATCGGTACCCTTTTTATCTAAATACTTTGTTATATTGTTGTCTACTGATTTTATTATTGGGTTTTCGGAAAGCATATTGATATCATTATATAAAGAATCAAAAAATAGATTTATACTTTTATTTCCTCCCTTTACCTCTTCTAACTTCCCTTTTATTACATCTTTTTTGATTTGACTTCTTATATTACTGCTAATAACTATTCCTATACTAGTTACAGATACTAAAGTTATAAGAAAAAGTACAATGGATAATTTTAGTTTGATACTTTTGAATTTAAACAGAGATTTTCTTGACATAAGCTGACCTCCCCTTAAATGTACAATCATATAATTGCTTTTATCTTGCCTATGATTGACCAAGTGATTTTAAATCCAAATAATTCACTTCTTGAATTATTTAACATTTATATATTAATATTCCATATATTCACTATACATTCCTTCTCAAAAAAAGACTTAAGGGATGAGCGAATCATCCCTTAGTATAGTACCCCTACTTCTCATTTCCTAAAAGCATATAAAAATCTTATGACTTTAATATATATTGCCGCATTTTACTCTTCACTCTTATTAAGACTTCTATATGCATTATTTAACATTAACTTTATTCTATTTAATTGATTTACAGTACTAGCCCCTGGATCGTAATCTATTGCAATAATATTAGCCTCTTTATAATTTCTCTTAAGCTCCTTTATTACCCCTTTACCAGTTACATGGTTAGGTAAACATGCAAATGGTTGCATACACACTATATTTTTAATCCCTTCCTCTAAAAGTTCTACCATTTCTCCTGTTAAAAACCATCCTTCTCCAGTATTGTGTCCAAGTGATAAGATTTTTGATGCTCCCTTTGCTATTTCATCAATAGGTTTTGGAGGAGTAAATCTTGTACTATTTCTTGTAGCTTCTATATATTCTTTCCTATATAAATTAATAATTTTAATAACAGAATTAGATATTAATTTATTCTTTTTACTCCCTGTTAAGTATCTTTCATCAAAGTTGGAATTATATAGGCAATAAAGAAAAAAGTCCATTAAGTCTGGTACAACAACTTCTACACCCTCATTTTCCAGTAAATCTATAATGCTATTATTTGCAGTAGGATGGTATTTTACAAGTATCTCCCCAACAATCCCAACTCTAGGTTTTTTTCTTTCATCTATTTCAAGAATATCAAATTCCTTAACCATATTCCTTAAATTAATATTAAACTTTTTTATACTTGGAAAATATAGAGATTCTTTAAAAATTTTATTCCATTTATTAAAAAGCTCATTTGATGAACCTTTAATCTTTTCATAGGGTCTAACTCTATATAGTACTTTCATTAATGCATCACCATAAATAAGAGCCATAATTACTTTATTTATAAGTGGAAGTGTTAATTTAAATCCTGGATTTTTCTCTATTCCTATTGTATTAACAGATATAACTGGTATATTTTCATATCCAGCATCTTTAAGTGCCTTTCTTAAGAAACCTATATAGTTAGTTGCCCTACAACCTCCCCCTGTTTGAGTAATAGCCACAGCTGTTTTGTTATTATCATACTCCTCTGACTTTAAAGCCTCAATAATTTGACCAAGGGCTAATATTGCTGGATAACATGCATCATTATTTATATATTTTAATCCCTCTTCAACTGCATTATTATCTATTGATGGAAGCACCTTTAAATTATATCCTGATATCTTGAAGGCTTCTTCTAATATGTCAAAGTGAATAGGTGACATTTGAGGAGATAATATTGTATAATTCTTTTTCATTTCTTTCGTAAATACAACTCTCTTATTATTTACTTCTGCCTTTACTGGCTTAATATAGTATCTATCTCTCTCCTCTATAGCAGCTTTTAAAGATCTAAGTCTTATTTTTACAGCACCAAGGTTTGCACCCTCGTCAATTTTAATCATTGTATATATTTTTTTACTTGATTCTAGTATCTCTTGAACTTGGTCTGTTGTAACTGCATCAAGCCCACACCCAAAGGAATTAAGCTGAACTATTTCTAAGTCATTTCGACAACTTACAAAACTAGATGCAGAGTAAAGTCTTGAATGGTATACCCATTGATCAACTACTCTAAGAGGTCTAGTTGTGTGTCCTAAATGAGCTATGGAATCTTCAGTTAAAACTGCCATATTTAAAGAAGTAATAAGCTCAGGTATTCCATGGTTTATCTCTGGGTCTATATGATATGGCCTTCCAGATAACACCACACCCTTTATTCCTTCTTCCTCTATGAATTGTAATATTTCTTCTCCTTTTTTCCTAATGTCCTCTTTTAGGCGCTTATATTCTTTTACAGCTATTTTAAAAGCCTTTATAATTTCACCTTTATCAATTCCAAGTTCTACAAACTCTTCTACTAATCTTTTCTTAAGACGAGTATAGTCATCTACTGGTAGAAAGGGATTTAAATATTCAATATTATTTTCTCTAATAATATCACAATTACTTTTTATAACCTCAGGATAAGATGCTACAATAGGACAATTAAAATTATTGTTAGCTTCCTCATATTCCTTATTTTCCTTTGGAATTGAGGGATAAAATATCCTATTAACACCCTTTTCAACTAAATCTATTATATGTCCATGAACAAGTTTTCCAGGATAACAAACTGATTCTGATGGAATTGTATCTATACCCTTTTCATATATTTTCTTCGAGGACTTATCAGATAAAACAACTTTAAACTTAAGCTCACTAAAAAATACATGCCATAGTGGATAGTTCTCATAAATGTTAAGAACTCTAGGTATACCAATAGACCCTCTTATAGCATCCTTGTCATCTAATGATTCATATCCAAATATCCTATCATATTTATATTTATACATATTAGGCATGTCATTTGATTTATTATTTTGACTGGGCCTTTCACACCTATTTCCAGATATAAATCTTTCTTTGTTAGTAAATTGAGTTATACTTAACTTACAATTGTTGCTACACATACCACATCTAGATATACTATTTTCAAAACCAAAGTTGCCCAAGTCATCCTTACTTATCAAACTAGATTTATACCCTTTTTTATACTTTTCCTTTGCAATAATAGCTACTCCAAACGCACCCATTATCCCTGATATATTAGGTCGAATAACTTCCTTATTTAAAAGTATCTCTAGACTTCTTAAAACAGCATCATTATAAAATGTTCCACCTTGAACTACAATACTATTCCCTATTTCATTTTCATTTCTTATTTTTATAACTTTATACAAAGCATTTTTAATAACAGAATAGGATAATCCAGCAGATATATCCCCTATATCAGCTCCTTCTTTTTGAGCTTGTTTAACCTTTGAGTTCATAAAGACAGTACATCTCGATCCTAAATCAACTGGATATTTAGAAAAATATGCACTTTTTGCGAATTCATCAATATTTAAACCGAGAGATATGGCAAAACCTTCTATAAATGATCCACATCCTGATGAACATGCTTCGTTTAATAAGATATTTTCTATAACACCATTTTTTATCTTCATACATTTCATATCTTGACCACCAATATCAAGTATAAAATCAACATCTTCTTTAAAAAACTTAGCTGCCCTATAGTGTGCGATTGTCTCAATTTCACCAACATCTATTCCTAGTCCTGCTTTTACTAATGCTTCTCCGTAACCTGTAACTGCTGAATTTACTATTTTCCCCTTATTATCTATTACTTTATATACTTCCTTTAATACATTTAAGCATGATTCTAATGGACTTCCCTCATTACTTCCGTAGTAGCTATAAACAAGGTTATTATTACTGTCAATAAGCGCTGCTTTTGTAGTTGTTGATCCTACATCAAGTCCTAGAAAACATTCACCACTAAAATCATCTACTTTTTCTATATTATTTTTACTATGCCTTTCCTTAAACTCAGCATACTCCCTTTCATCAATAAAAAGTGGCCTTAAAGAAT
This genomic window from Clostridium cylindrosporum DSM 605 contains:
- a CDS encoding 2-hydroxyacyl-CoA dehydratase yields the protein MRQLFIGIDIGSTTLKVVAINKNKDIVLSQYKRHNSDIKGCFISVFKDVLNEAKCENISVVLTGSSGISISESLNLPFVQEVIASTKSIETFNSETDVVIELGGEDAKITFLKDGVDQRMNGTCAGGTGAFIDQMAVLLKTDASGLNELAKNYGTIYPIAARCGVFAKTDIQPLLNEGARREDIAVSIFQAVVIQTISGLACGRSLNGKIAFLGGPLHFLSELRERFIDVLSLENDQVIFPQNSQLYVALGAALYALNEKTYKISELLNIMNDVSKIQVSPYNSLRPLFIDEREYAEFKERHSKNNIEKVDDFSGECFLGLDVGSTTTKAALIDSNNNLVYSYYGSNEGSPLESCLNVLKEVYKVIDNKGKIVNSAVTGYGEALVKAGLGIDVGEIETIAHYRAAKFFKEDVDFILDIGGQDMKCMKIKNGVIENILLNEACSSGCGSFIEGFAISLGLNIDEFAKSAYFSKYPVDLGSRCTVFMNSKVKQAQKEGADIGDISAGLSYSVIKNALYKVIKIRNENEIGNSIVVQGGTFYNDAVLRSLEILLNKEVIRPNISGIMGAFGVAIIAKEKYKKGYKSSLISKDDLGNFGFENSISRCGMCSNNCKLSITQFTNKERFISGNRCERPSQNNKSNDMPNMYKYKYDRIFGYESLDDKDAIRGSIGIPRVLNIYENYPLWHVFFSELKFKVVLSDKSSKKIYEKGIDTIPSESVCYPGKLVHGHIIDLVEKGVNRIFYPSIPKENKEYEEANNNFNCPIVASYPEVIKSNCDIIRENNIEYLNPFLPVDDYTRLKKRLVEEFVELGIDKGEIIKAFKIAVKEYKRLKEDIRKKGEEILQFIEEEGIKGVVLSGRPYHIDPEINHGIPELITSLNMAVLTEDSIAHLGHTTRPLRVVDQWVYHSRLYSASSFVSCRNDLEIVQLNSFGCGLDAVTTDQVQEILESSKKIYTMIKIDEGANLGAVKIRLRSLKAAIEERDRYYIKPVKAEVNNKRVVFTKEMKKNYTILSPQMSPIHFDILEEAFKISGYNLKVLPSIDNNAVEEGLKYINNDACYPAILALGQIIEALKSEEYDNNKTAVAITQTGGGCRATNYIGFLRKALKDAGYENIPVISVNTIGIEKNPGFKLTLPLINKVIMALIYGDALMKVLYRVRPYEKIKGSSNELFNKWNKIFKESLYFPSIKKFNINLRNMVKEFDILEIDERKKPRVGIVGEILVKYHPTANNSIIDLLENEGVEVVVPDLMDFFLYCLYNSNFDERYLTGSKKNKLISNSVIKIINLYRKEYIEATRNSTRFTPPKPIDEIAKGASKILSLGHNTGEGWFLTGEMVELLEEGIKNIVCMQPFACLPNHVTGKGVIKELKRNYKEANIIAIDYDPGASTVNQLNRIKLMLNNAYRSLNKSEE